The Candidatus Binatus sp. genome includes a region encoding these proteins:
- a CDS encoding Zn-dependent alcohol dehydrogenase, giving the protein MKAAVFRGPNQPLTIEQVDIDEPKEREVVVRTVASGVCHSDLHFVDGLYMWPAPAVLGHEAAGVVEKVGSQVSYLKPGDHVIACLSVFCGYCEECMSGHPNLCSNKAATQRKETEKPRLSQKGTMVNQFADLSGYAEKMLLHENALVKIPDNVPLDRAALIGCGVMTGVGAALNTAKVAPGSTVAVWGAGGVGLAIIQGARIAGARMIIAVDKFASKLELAKKLGATHAVDASKGNPVEEVQALTGGGVDYSFEAIGLKVAAEQAYESLMAGGIATIVGMVPLGQKVEVDGFSLLYEKRIQGCFMGSNRFRIDMPRIIELYQQGRLDLDGMITRRGKLEDVNEAFRAMKAGEVARTVLMFD; this is encoded by the coding sequence ATGAAAGCAGCAGTCTTCAGAGGACCGAATCAGCCGCTGACGATCGAACAGGTCGATATCGACGAGCCGAAGGAGCGCGAAGTAGTCGTCCGCACGGTGGCGAGCGGCGTATGCCACAGCGATTTGCATTTCGTGGACGGCCTCTACATGTGGCCCGCGCCCGCCGTGCTCGGGCATGAGGCGGCTGGCGTGGTGGAGAAAGTCGGCTCGCAGGTTTCGTATTTGAAGCCGGGCGATCACGTGATCGCGTGCCTCTCGGTATTTTGCGGATATTGCGAGGAGTGCATGTCGGGGCATCCGAATTTGTGCTCGAACAAGGCGGCGACGCAGCGCAAGGAAACCGAGAAGCCGCGGCTCTCGCAGAAAGGCACGATGGTCAATCAGTTCGCGGACCTTTCGGGATACGCCGAGAAGATGCTGCTGCATGAGAACGCGCTGGTGAAAATTCCGGACAACGTGCCGCTCGATCGCGCGGCGCTGATTGGATGCGGCGTGATGACGGGCGTGGGCGCGGCGCTCAACACGGCGAAGGTCGCGCCGGGATCGACCGTCGCAGTGTGGGGAGCAGGCGGTGTCGGCCTCGCGATCATCCAGGGCGCGCGAATCGCGGGCGCGCGGATGATCATCGCGGTGGACAAGTTCGCGAGCAAGCTCGAGCTCGCGAAGAAACTCGGCGCGACGCACGCGGTGGACGCGTCGAAGGGCAACCCGGTCGAGGAAGTACAGGCACTGACCGGCGGCGGCGTCGATTATTCGTTCGAAGCGATTGGACTCAAGGTCGCGGCCGAGCAGGCATACGAATCGCTGATGGCGGGCGGAATTGCGACCATCGTCGGGATGGTGCCGCTCGGGCAGAAGGTCGAGGTGGACGGCTTCTCGCTGCTGTATGAAAAGCGCATCCAGGGATGCTTCATGGGATCGAATCGCTTCCGCATCGACATGCCGCGGATAATCGAGCTGTATCAGCAGGGGCGGCTCGACCTGGACGGGATGATCACGCGGCGCGGAAAACTGGAGGACGTCAATGAGGCGTTCCGCGCGATGAAAGCGGGCGAGGTGGCGCGCACGGTGCTGATGTTCGATTAG
- a CDS encoding aldo/keto reductase — translation MLKGRATADGTAEYAKRFPAMPGNFRPMLGVSVSSIGIGTYLGEPDEETDRAYEEALTAALTGGINLIDTAVNYRFQRSERTIGKVVAELVAAGKLKREEFIVATKGGYVTFDGGVPENPRAWFEDHFVKSGIVAPGDLMDGSHCMTPKYIGTMLDLSRANLGLDTIDLYYLHNPETQLEVVERKEFLRRISQIFDFLEGAVVAGKIGVYGVATWNGLRAQPTERGWLSLDELIRIARDVGGDSHHFRAIQLPHNLAMPEAVIRPNQLVGSRKITTLAAAKPLGLAVCASASLLQGQLSRGLPAIVSDAMSGLATDAQRSIQFVRSTPGVDVALVGMKSAEHVRDALATAAKPPATVEEFMRLFKGPDEP, via the coding sequence ATGCTCAAAGGGCGCGCGACTGCCGACGGCACCGCCGAATACGCCAAACGCTTCCCTGCGATGCCGGGAAATTTCCGCCCGATGCTTGGCGTCTCGGTCTCGTCGATCGGAATCGGCACCTACCTTGGCGAGCCTGACGAAGAGACCGACCGCGCCTACGAAGAAGCGCTCACCGCCGCGCTCACCGGTGGGATCAACCTGATCGATACCGCAGTCAATTACAGATTCCAGCGTAGCGAACGCACGATCGGCAAGGTCGTCGCGGAACTCGTCGCCGCGGGCAAGCTCAAGCGCGAGGAATTCATCGTCGCGACCAAGGGCGGCTACGTCACCTTCGACGGCGGCGTGCCCGAGAATCCGCGCGCGTGGTTCGAGGATCATTTCGTCAAGTCCGGTATCGTCGCGCCCGGCGACCTGATGGACGGCTCGCACTGCATGACGCCGAAGTATATCGGCACGATGCTCGATCTCTCTCGCGCGAACCTCGGCCTCGACACTATCGACCTCTACTACCTTCACAATCCCGAGACGCAGCTCGAGGTCGTCGAGCGCAAGGAATTTCTGCGCCGGATTTCGCAGATATTCGACTTCCTCGAAGGCGCGGTCGTCGCGGGAAAAATCGGCGTGTATGGCGTCGCGACCTGGAACGGGCTGCGCGCGCAACCGACCGAGCGCGGATGGCTCTCGCTCGACGAACTCATCCGCATCGCGCGCGACGTCGGCGGCGACTCGCATCACTTCCGCGCGATCCAGTTGCCGCACAACCTTGCGATGCCCGAAGCTGTGATCCGCCCAAATCAACTTGTCGGTAGCCGCAAAATCACCACGCTCGCAGCCGCGAAACCCTTGGGCCTCGCAGTATGCGCCAGCGCCTCGTTGTTGCAGGGCCAGCTATCGCGCGGACTGCCCGCGATCGTCTCCGACGCGATGAGCGGCCTCGCCACCGACGCGCAACGCTCAATCCAGTTCGTCCGCTCGACGCCCGGCGTCGACGTCGCGCTGGTCGGGATGAAATCCGCCGAACACGTGCGCGACGCGCTCGCGACCGCGGCGAAACCGCCCGCCACCGTCGAGGAATTCATGCGGCTCTTCAAAGGCCCCGACGAACCCTGA
- a CDS encoding VOC family protein, with amino-acid sequence MIKNSGMRHLALRVLDVDRAVEFYSRVFGMKLVWQPDPENAYLSSGSDNIALHRGTYGHADVQSLDHFGFIVPTVEDVEAAYIWARGAGLDIVHPLKHHRDGSVSFYIRDPDGNVIQALYEPTLSTQSL; translated from the coding sequence TTGATCAAGAACAGCGGCATGCGGCATCTGGCGTTGCGAGTACTCGACGTCGATCGAGCCGTCGAATTTTATTCGCGCGTATTCGGGATGAAGCTCGTATGGCAGCCCGATCCCGAGAACGCATACTTGAGTTCCGGCTCGGACAATATCGCGCTGCATCGCGGCACTTACGGCCACGCCGATGTCCAGTCGCTCGATCACTTCGGCTTCATCGTGCCGACCGTTGAAGATGTCGAAGCCGCTTACATATGGGCGCGCGGCGCCGGCCTCGACATCGTGCATCCGCTGAAGCATCATCGCGACGGCTCGGTGTCATTCTACATCCGCGACCCCGACGGCAACGTGATCCAGGCGCTGTACGAACCAACTTTGAGTACTCAATCACTCTGA
- a CDS encoding class I SAM-dependent methyltransferase, which yields MPLEFFLRIDDSDDELFYSTPRLVVHIDDGAIAKVSDIYAQLLPQGGMILDLMSSWRSHLPAHLRPSRVVGLGMNRPEMENNPALNEIVIHNLNREPRLPFNDAEFDAAVVTVSIQYMIRPLEVFAEVGRILKPGAPFVVTYSNRMFPTKAIAVWQHLDDYDRSKLVARYFIEGGRFENMDFIDKSEPTSPPSDPIWAVVGYRTLEVNP from the coding sequence ATGCCACTGGAATTCTTCCTCCGCATCGACGACTCCGACGATGAGCTATTTTATTCGACGCCGCGGCTCGTCGTTCATATCGACGACGGCGCGATCGCCAAAGTCTCCGACATCTACGCCCAACTTCTTCCGCAAGGCGGCATGATTCTCGACCTGATGAGCAGTTGGCGATCGCATTTGCCAGCGCATCTCCGGCCTTCGCGCGTCGTCGGCCTCGGTATGAATCGCCCCGAGATGGAAAATAATCCGGCGCTTAACGAAATCGTGATCCACAATCTCAATCGCGAGCCGCGCCTCCCCTTCAACGACGCCGAGTTCGACGCCGCCGTCGTCACCGTCTCGATTCAATACATGATTCGGCCGCTCGAGGTCTTCGCCGAAGTCGGCCGGATCCTGAAACCGGGCGCGCCCTTCGTCGTGACGTATTCCAATCGGATGTTCCCGACCAAGGCGATCGCCGTCTGGCAGCATCTAGACGATTACGACCGCTCCAAACTCGTCGCGCGGTACTTTATTGAAGGCGGCCGGTTTGAGAACATGGATTTCATCGACAAGAGCGAGCCGACCTCGCCGCCCTCCGATCCGATCTGGGCCGTGGTCGGCTACCGAACGCTCGAGGTGAACCCTTGA
- a CDS encoding IclR family transcriptional regulator, giving the protein MVRRDKTNYVIQSVAHALDVLEQFFGEADELGVTELSKRLKLHKNNVFRLLATLEARGYIEQNKATENYRLGIKCLHLGRRYIHHMGLVRQARPILVDLARKCHESAYVAIVRRDGVVPLEAAEAEERAVRITPPIGITLPLHCTAAGKAHLAFDAEEQLKSALPESLRRYTDRTIVERAALLAQLEAVAREGYAVDAGEFTEEVSSVAVPIRDYTRSVVGSVAVAGPTYRIGPERIISEIAPSLLDAGRELSHRLGYNE; this is encoded by the coding sequence ATGGTCAGACGCGACAAAACCAACTACGTGATCCAGTCCGTCGCGCACGCGCTCGACGTGCTCGAACAGTTTTTCGGCGAAGCCGATGAACTGGGCGTAACGGAATTGTCGAAGCGGCTCAAGCTGCATAAGAACAATGTCTTCCGTTTGCTCGCGACGCTCGAAGCGCGCGGCTATATCGAGCAAAACAAGGCCACCGAAAATTACCGGCTCGGAATCAAGTGTCTGCATCTCGGTCGCAGATACATCCATCATATGGGCCTGGTCAGGCAAGCGCGGCCGATCCTGGTCGATTTGGCGCGCAAGTGCCATGAGAGCGCGTACGTGGCGATCGTGCGGCGCGACGGTGTGGTTCCACTCGAGGCGGCGGAGGCGGAAGAGCGCGCGGTGCGGATCACGCCGCCGATCGGAATCACGCTGCCGCTCCATTGCACGGCCGCCGGCAAGGCTCATCTTGCGTTCGACGCCGAGGAGCAGCTCAAATCGGCGCTGCCGGAATCGCTCCGGCGCTACACCGACCGCACGATCGTCGAGCGCGCGGCGCTGCTGGCGCAGTTGGAGGCGGTCGCGCGCGAAGGATACGCCGTCGATGCGGGCGAGTTCACTGAAGAAGTATCGTCGGTCGCGGTGCCGATCCGCGACTACACGCGCTCGGTGGTGGGATCGGTCGCGGTCGCGGGGCCGACGTATCGAATCGGGCCGGAGCGCATCATCAGCGAGATCGCGCCGAGCCTGCTCGACGCGGGGCGCGAGCTGTCTCATCGCCTCGGCTACAACGAGTGA
- a CDS encoding electron transfer flavoprotein subunit beta/FixA family protein — protein MKILVPIKRVPDPATTIRVLPDGSGIATDNVKWVINPFCEIAIEEALRIKEKQTGEVVLICVGQTPWQEQLRTGLAMGADRAILVKTDAALDSLAIAGIIAKIAGDEKPELIILGKQAIDDDANQIGQMVAEMLGWPQATFASKIEIGADKTTVVREVDGGLETLAFKLPAVITTDLRLNEPRYASLPGIMKARKKEMKEIAADSLGVDLTPKLKVKSLAAPPKRQAGRKVASVQELVAVLHTEAKVI, from the coding sequence GTGAAAATCCTGGTACCGATCAAACGAGTTCCCGATCCTGCGACGACGATTCGCGTGCTGCCCGACGGCAGCGGTATCGCGACCGACAACGTGAAGTGGGTGATCAATCCGTTTTGCGAAATCGCGATCGAAGAGGCGCTCAGAATTAAGGAGAAGCAGACCGGTGAAGTCGTCCTGATCTGCGTCGGGCAGACGCCGTGGCAGGAGCAATTGCGCACGGGGCTCGCGATGGGCGCCGATCGCGCGATCCTGGTGAAAACCGACGCGGCGCTGGATTCGCTGGCGATCGCCGGGATTATCGCGAAGATCGCGGGCGACGAAAAGCCGGAATTGATCATCCTCGGCAAGCAGGCGATCGACGACGACGCGAATCAGATCGGCCAGATGGTGGCGGAGATGCTCGGCTGGCCGCAGGCGACGTTCGCCTCGAAGATCGAGATCGGCGCCGACAAGACCACGGTCGTGCGCGAAGTCGATGGCGGCCTCGAGACGCTGGCGTTCAAGTTGCCGGCGGTGATCACGACCGACCTGCGGCTTAACGAACCGCGCTATGCGTCGCTGCCGGGAATCATGAAGGCGCGCAAAAAAGAGATGAAGGAAATCGCGGCCGACAGCCTGGGCGTCGATCTTACGCCGAAGCTGAAAGTAAAATCGCTCGCGGCGCCGCCGAAGCGTCAGGCGGGGCGCAAAGTCGCGTCGGTGCAGGAACTGGTGGCGGTGCTGCACACGGAAGCGAAGGTGATCTAG
- a CDS encoding electron transfer flavoprotein subunit alpha/FixB family protein → MGDVLVFAEHQDGHFPKTTLVAIHAGLELAKKRGGNAIAVVAGDAPESAATAIAKYGVSKVIALKHPALKNYLADAHAQAFAALAKKTGAEFILATATAIGKDLFPRLAARLGAPMASEITAIGDDHTFVRPTYAGNVMATVELEGPIKVLTVRGTAYDAAKPGDAAATVEAQDAEIDASALKMEFVSFNATKSDRPQLTEARIIVSGGRGLKSGDNFKTVLEPLVDEMGAAMGASRAAVDAGFVPNDLQVGQTGKVVAPELYIAVGISGAIQHLAGMKDSKVICAINKDEEAPIFAVADYGLVADLFKAVPEMAEEIKKLKHS, encoded by the coding sequence ATGGGTGACGTACTAGTTTTCGCGGAACATCAGGACGGACATTTTCCCAAGACTACGCTGGTGGCGATCCACGCCGGCCTCGAGCTCGCGAAAAAGCGCGGCGGCAATGCGATCGCGGTCGTGGCGGGCGATGCGCCGGAAAGCGCGGCGACTGCGATCGCGAAGTACGGAGTCAGCAAAGTGATCGCACTGAAGCATCCGGCGCTGAAAAATTATCTCGCCGACGCGCATGCGCAGGCGTTCGCGGCGCTGGCGAAGAAGACCGGCGCGGAATTTATCCTCGCCACGGCGACCGCGATCGGCAAGGATCTGTTTCCGCGGCTGGCGGCGCGGCTCGGCGCGCCGATGGCGTCGGAAATCACCGCGATCGGCGACGACCATACCTTCGTGCGCCCGACCTACGCGGGCAACGTGATGGCGACGGTCGAGCTCGAGGGACCGATCAAGGTGCTGACAGTGCGCGGAACCGCATACGACGCGGCCAAGCCGGGCGACGCGGCTGCGACGGTCGAAGCGCAGGACGCTGAGATCGATGCGAGCGCGCTCAAGATGGAGTTCGTGTCGTTCAACGCGACCAAGAGCGATCGCCCGCAGCTTACCGAGGCGCGGATAATCGTGTCGGGTGGACGCGGGCTTAAGTCGGGCGACAATTTCAAGACGGTGCTCGAGCCGCTGGTCGACGAGATGGGCGCGGCGATGGGCGCGTCGCGCGCGGCCGTCGATGCGGGCTTCGTGCCCAACGATTTGCAAGTCGGGCAGACCGGCAAGGTCGTCGCGCCGGAGCTTTATATCGCGGTGGGAATTTCGGGCGCGATCCAGCATCTGGCGGGGATGAAAGACTCGAAGGTCATTTGCGCGATCAACAAGGACGAGGAAGCGCCGATTTTCGCCGTTGCGGATTACGGACTGGTCGCGGATTTGTTCAAGGCGGTGCCCGAGATGGCCGAGGAAATCAAGAAGCTGAAGCACTCCTAA
- a CDS encoding CoA transferase, protein MATVDSKTSQQALDMILAAIGLRESDCKGSVTIQGKDPILASRHRFGELMAASQAAFGMALSELWQLRGGKPQSVTTSVRNAVHQHHGIAFMRQNGRQLPFTDYGSGVGVDSPLSGEFYPTRDGRFVKIEIFYPRLRDAMFNVLKCAPTQRAAEAAIMQWDAEALELAIREEAGAIGIVRSATEWLAHPVGRRLAAKPVIEIEKIGDSDPVPLPAGCDTPLGGIRVLDCTHVVGGPITARTMAEFGADVLHLSKPNYPDHVNWRLETDIGKRAAYCDFDNEADTRRFFGLLQKADVFTCSYLNLDQRGISPRRLATSRPGIISHELRCFDFEGEWANFRGFDMIAVAVSGYVDAEGAIDAPIMPLQVIFADYLAAYAGAAGIAAALRRRAIEGGSYQVRVSLTRMCMWAQELGLLDSSALNGTIAFADMMKETDVPVTTIDSPFGKVTYLPSLIEMPDIKPGFVRGPQPLGSSLLEWQD, encoded by the coding sequence ATGGCAACTGTAGACTCAAAAACCTCGCAACAGGCACTGGACATGATTCTCGCTGCGATTGGGCTGCGCGAATCAGATTGTAAAGGTTCAGTAACAATCCAAGGGAAAGATCCGATTCTGGCCTCACGGCACCGTTTCGGCGAGCTGATGGCTGCGTCCCAAGCGGCGTTTGGCATGGCGCTCAGCGAGCTCTGGCAACTCCGGGGTGGCAAGCCCCAAAGCGTGACGACAAGCGTGCGCAATGCCGTGCATCAGCATCACGGCATCGCCTTCATGCGTCAAAACGGTCGGCAACTTCCCTTCACCGACTACGGGTCCGGTGTAGGTGTTGATTCACCCCTGAGCGGCGAGTTCTATCCGACCCGCGACGGGCGGTTCGTCAAAATCGAAATTTTCTATCCACGTCTGCGCGATGCGATGTTCAATGTCCTCAAGTGTGCTCCCACCCAACGCGCCGCCGAGGCCGCGATCATGCAATGGGATGCCGAAGCACTTGAACTTGCCATCCGCGAAGAGGCGGGCGCTATCGGTATAGTGCGATCCGCTACGGAATGGCTGGCTCATCCAGTGGGGCGCCGGCTGGCAGCCAAGCCAGTAATTGAAATTGAAAAGATCGGCGATAGCGATCCAGTGCCCCTTCCAGCGGGTTGCGATACGCCGCTCGGAGGCATTCGAGTGCTCGACTGCACCCATGTCGTTGGCGGACCGATCACAGCACGCACCATGGCCGAGTTCGGCGCGGACGTATTGCACCTCTCCAAGCCGAACTACCCGGACCATGTGAATTGGCGCTTGGAAACCGATATCGGAAAGCGCGCCGCATATTGCGATTTCGACAACGAAGCTGACACGCGCCGCTTCTTTGGGCTTCTCCAGAAAGCAGATGTCTTCACTTGCTCGTATCTGAACCTTGACCAGCGTGGTATTTCGCCGCGGCGCCTCGCCACCAGCAGACCCGGGATCATTTCCCATGAATTGCGCTGCTTCGATTTCGAGGGTGAGTGGGCAAACTTCCGGGGCTTCGACATGATCGCCGTAGCGGTGTCGGGTTACGTTGATGCGGAGGGAGCGATTGACGCTCCTATAATGCCCTTGCAGGTGATTTTCGCCGACTACCTCGCGGCCTACGCAGGCGCGGCAGGAATCGCAGCCGCACTGCGTCGCAGAGCGATCGAAGGCGGCAGCTACCAGGTGCGGGTATCTCTCACCCGGATGTGCATGTGGGCGCAGGAGCTCGGACTCCTCGACAGCAGCGCGCTCAACGGCACGATTGCCTTCGCCGATATGATGAAAGAGACAGACGTGCCGGTTACGACGATAGACAGCCCGTTTGGCAAGGTCACCTACTTGCCGAGCCTGATCGAAATGCCTGACATCAAACCGGGTTTCGTGAGAGGTCCTCAGCCACTCGGTTCCTCGCTTCTGGAATGGCAGGATTAG
- a CDS encoding alpha/beta fold hydrolase — protein MADLQHKFVTTNGIRMHYVEQGSGPLVVLCHGWPESWYSYRHQIPALAAAGFRVVAPDQRGYGQTDRPEPIESYHILNLVGDIVGLVNSLGVDSAVIVGHDWGAPVAWNSALLRPDIFRAIGLLSVPYFPRTPVHPIEGMKALAGDQNFYQLYFQEPGKVEKELDADPRRSMAMILYSASGDPPPNEVWKHVFPKSMKFIDTGVVPKQLPPWLTEADLDFFANEFKRAGFRGGINWYRNFARNWELTPFLDGAKLRQPAVFAAGEHDVVGKMYPGAYDMAGAFTPNLKKKVIIPGAGHWIQQERPREVNDILIEFLKGL, from the coding sequence ATGGCTGATTTGCAGCATAAATTTGTAACGACCAACGGCATCAGGATGCACTACGTCGAGCAGGGCAGCGGTCCGCTGGTGGTGCTGTGCCACGGATGGCCGGAGTCCTGGTACTCGTATCGGCATCAGATTCCGGCGCTCGCGGCGGCGGGATTTCGCGTCGTCGCGCCGGATCAGCGCGGCTACGGGCAGACCGACAGGCCCGAGCCGATCGAGTCGTACCACATTTTGAATCTGGTCGGCGACATTGTTGGATTGGTGAACAGTCTTGGCGTCGATTCCGCGGTGATTGTGGGTCACGATTGGGGCGCGCCGGTCGCGTGGAATTCGGCGCTGCTCCGCCCGGACATCTTCCGCGCGATTGGACTGCTCAGCGTGCCGTATTTCCCGCGCACCCCGGTGCATCCGATCGAAGGGATGAAGGCGCTCGCCGGCGATCAGAATTTTTATCAGCTCTATTTTCAGGAGCCCGGCAAAGTCGAAAAGGAACTCGACGCCGATCCGCGCCGCTCGATGGCGATGATCCTCTACTCCGCCTCGGGCGATCCGCCGCCGAACGAAGTCTGGAAGCACGTGTTTCCGAAATCGATGAAGTTTATCGATACCGGCGTGGTGCCGAAGCAGTTGCCGCCGTGGCTGACGGAGGCGGACCTCGATTTTTTCGCGAACGAGTTCAAGCGAGCGGGCTTTCGCGGCGGGATTAACTGGTATCGCAATTTCGCCCGCAACTGGGAACTCACGCCGTTTCTCGATGGCGCCAAATTGCGCCAGCCAGCAGTGTTTGCGGCCGGCGAACATGACGTGGTCGGCAAGATGTATCCCGGCGCGTACGACATGGCGGGTGCGTTTACGCCGAATCTCAAAAAGAAAGTGATCATTCCCGGCGCCGGGCATTGGATTCAGCAAGAGCGGCCTCGCGAAGTGAACGATATCCTGATCGAATTTTTGAAGGGACTCTAG
- a CDS encoding ATP-binding cassette domain-containing protein: MFVRLSGLSFSYADSVSILSDVSFTLAPGWTGIVGANGNGKTTLLRLIAGSLEPAAGQVRLDPPTGAVRVCAQTVETLTREIEQFANSTDGLARCLHGELRLDPATLARWPTLSPGERKLWQVGSALAQEPAVLMLDEPTDHLDVEVRELLIGGLEHFRGIGIVVSHDRALLDRITSYTVRVHQGSARIWRGAYTDAKCAWEAEERERHAEYERLKHQRETLARRLADKRRMQATAAANARTSNRMKNPRDHDATSMLAKGKARAGFARQSYEAGLLRREVDRVSDKIGEYRFSKQEGRSIFVEYYVAAPVAKIFTLDENEIRAGDTTLHDDALARRCTTVEWRLENHRIEVR, translated from the coding sequence ATGTTCGTGCGACTTTCCGGTCTCTCTTTTTCATACGCCGATTCAGTTTCGATTCTGTCAGACGTGAGCTTCACGCTCGCGCCCGGATGGACCGGAATCGTCGGCGCCAACGGCAATGGCAAGACGACTCTGCTGCGCCTGATCGCCGGCAGCCTCGAGCCGGCGGCCGGGCAAGTGCGCCTCGATCCGCCGACGGGCGCAGTGCGCGTCTGCGCGCAAACGGTCGAGACGCTGACGCGCGAAATCGAGCAGTTTGCGAATTCGACCGACGGCCTCGCGCGGTGCCTGCACGGCGAATTGCGGCTCGATCCTGCGACGCTCGCGCGATGGCCGACGCTCTCGCCGGGCGAGCGCAAGCTATGGCAGGTCGGCTCGGCGCTCGCGCAGGAACCGGCGGTGCTGATGCTCGACGAGCCGACCGATCATCTCGACGTCGAAGTGCGCGAATTGTTGATCGGCGGACTCGAGCACTTCCGCGGAATCGGCATTGTCGTTTCGCACGATCGCGCGCTGCTCGATCGAATTACGTCGTACACCGTGCGGGTGCATCAGGGGTCGGCGCGAATCTGGCGCGGCGCGTACACCGATGCGAAGTGCGCGTGGGAAGCCGAAGAACGCGAGCGTCATGCGGAATACGAGCGGTTGAAGCATCAGCGCGAGACGCTCGCACGCCGGCTCGCGGACAAGCGGCGGATGCAAGCGACCGCGGCGGCGAATGCGCGGACCAGCAATCGCATGAAAAATCCGCGCGACCACGACGCGACGAGCATGCTCGCCAAGGGCAAAGCGCGCGCCGGTTTCGCGCGGCAATCTTACGAGGCGGGACTCTTGAGGCGCGAAGTGGATCGCGTGTCCGACAAGATCGGCGAGTATCGCTTCAGCAAGCAAGAAGGACGATCGATTTTTGTCGAATATTACGTTGCGGCGCCAGTCGCGAAAATCTTCACGCTCGACGAAAACGAAATCCGCGCCGGCGATACGACACTGCACGACGACGCGCTCGCGCGGCGCTGCACGACAGTGGAATGGCGTCTCGAGAATCATCGAATCGAAGTCCGGTGA
- a CDS encoding amidohydrolase family protein: protein MALGEFRIIDADGHVTEPASLYQTHIDPKFRDDADAMLSRLGAGNLGIVPALYPKWRTSERPLGEAEEVHGLGKFPSGRNHPLASPDGGHDPAERIRDMDKEGIDVAVCFATVATSVCGAADPAMEAALARAYNRWVGEYCAAFPNRIKAVGIVPQRDMERCVAEVAYLADEPWAVGIMTFGNLDGMLADHPYFAPLYEVAQDAELPICLHGGTDRPPFAPGREDVGNNMFMMHLTGHVWHQMRAMASVIGGGILERYPKLTVGFFEGGISWVPWWAERMDAHYKHFARHTPHLKCKPSEHLRGERCYFTFDPDEELLPEALRILGRSRLMWASDYPHFDAEFPDAAEIVVKHPRLTIEDKRAILADNALRFFKRISL, encoded by the coding sequence ATGGCGCTCGGCGAATTCAGAATTATCGACGCGGACGGTCACGTGACGGAGCCGGCGTCGCTCTACCAGACGCATATCGATCCGAAATTTCGCGATGACGCCGATGCGATGCTGTCGCGGCTCGGTGCCGGAAATCTTGGAATCGTGCCGGCGCTGTATCCGAAGTGGCGGACGTCGGAGCGGCCGCTCGGCGAAGCCGAGGAAGTTCACGGTCTCGGTAAATTTCCGTCGGGGCGCAATCATCCGCTGGCGTCGCCGGACGGTGGGCACGACCCGGCCGAGCGGATTCGCGACATGGACAAGGAGGGAATCGACGTCGCGGTATGCTTCGCGACGGTCGCGACGTCGGTGTGCGGCGCCGCCGATCCGGCGATGGAAGCGGCGCTGGCGCGTGCCTACAACCGCTGGGTCGGCGAGTACTGCGCGGCGTTTCCGAATCGGATCAAGGCGGTCGGTATCGTGCCGCAGCGCGACATGGAGCGATGCGTCGCGGAGGTCGCGTATCTTGCCGACGAGCCGTGGGCGGTCGGTATCATGACGTTCGGCAATCTCGACGGGATGCTCGCCGACCATCCGTATTTCGCGCCGTTGTATGAAGTCGCGCAGGATGCGGAGTTGCCGATTTGTCTGCACGGCGGCACGGACCGGCCGCCGTTTGCGCCGGGGCGCGAGGACGTCGGCAACAACATGTTCATGATGCATCTGACGGGGCACGTGTGGCATCAGATGCGCGCGATGGCGTCGGTGATCGGCGGCGGAATTCTGGAGCGCTATCCGAAACTGACGGTGGGATTTTTCGAAGGCGGCATTTCGTGGGTGCCGTGGTGGGCGGAGCGGATGGATGCTCACTACAAGCATTTCGCGCGGCATACGCCGCATCTCAAATGCAAGCCGTCGGAACATTTGCGCGGCGAGCGATGCTACTTCACGTTCGATCCCGACGAGGAGCTATTGCCGGAAGCGCTGCGCATACTCGGGCGATCGCGCTTGATGTGGGCGTCTGACTATCCGCACTTCGATGCGGAGTTTCCCGATGCTGCGGAGATTGTGGTGAAGCATCCGCGACTCACGATCGAGGACAAGCGCGCGATCCTCGCCGACAACGCACTCCGCTTCTTCAAGCGCATCTCGTTGTAA